Genomic DNA from Mobula birostris isolate sMobBir1 chromosome 18, sMobBir1.hap1, whole genome shotgun sequence:
GAAGCATATTgtgtgaaaaatgggaaaaattggGATGAGGGGGTTTCTCTCCTCttatttattgttggagattCGATTCAGAAGCCATTGGAGGGTAGTTTGTTGGAACCTGTGTTCAGTTACAGGTCAAAGGGACCTTTGACATAACTCAGAGAACTATGGTCTGATTTGGAAACGTGTCAGTGTGCTTAATTATGTTTTGAAAGTCTGGAAGGGATTTAATAAGATTTGTGTCCTTGCAAAGGGAAGTTTACAGAATGGTCGAATTAAGATAAAACACTTGTTTGCTAGAATTGCAGAGGGGAGAATTGTTATGGAACAAAATGGAGTTGTGGAATCTGATAATGGTGTGGGAAAACATGATTACCCACTGAATCTAGTCTTACCAAGATATCAGAATTCCAGTGTTTTGAAAAATGTTACTGATAAGGTGCATCAGTTGGACCCAAACATACAATAGACCTGTTGTATTGCACACCTTACTTTTCTCACATAAAATAGTTATTTTAATGCAATATATCCAAAACTTttaaaggatgctgcctgaattggagagcatgtcttttgaagataggttgagtgagtgagggattttctgtttggagcaaaggagaatgagaagtgacttgacagaggtgtgaaAGATGAGAAGAGGCATAAATAAAGTGGATAGACAGAAACTTTTCCCAacgcagaaatggctaatacgatggggtgtcattttaaggtgattggagtgaGGTATAGCTGGGATGACAGAGATACATTCTTTACACaaacagtggtgagtgcgtggcaTGCCCTGCCAGGAGCGGTGGTAAAGACAGATACACGAGGGCATTTAAGAAGTTCTTAGACGGGCATGTGGATAACAGAaaagtggagggttatgtaggagggaagggatagattgatcttgcagtaggttaaaaggttggccaaggggcctgtactgtgatgtaatgttctatgtttgacTCCAATTTAAAATGCACTTCACCTATCatttaggccaggcagcatctctaggaagaggtaccgttgacgtttcaggccatgacccttcgtcaggactaactgaaagaagagccagtaagagatttcttactctcttactagctcttctttcagttagtcctgatgaagggtcttggcccgaaatgtcgactgtacctcttcctagagttgctgcctggcctgctgcattcaccagcaactttgatgtgtgttgcttgaatttccagcatctgcagaattcctcgtgttcaccTATCATTTAACTTTCTTTTGTGCCCGTGACACGGATTGACTAAGtttctcattgcacctgtgcatacgtgTATCACGCCAAAGGAGGAGGGTTGAGAATGTGGTCAGTAACTCCATCCATAAAAAAACCCATAGCTAAAGAAAAAACCAATTGAAGCACCAAAGACCTCATTCTGGGAAGAGGAAAGGTCTTGGAAGATGGGCTACACAGGGGGACAGCTTGAGGGACTGGCCAGGATAGTGCACTCTGGTGGGCTGCCGTCAGCAGCCTGTGTACCAGCAGGGGAGATGTACTGGACAAGAACTTGAGCCTGTGACAATTAACCGGACTTTGGACATTGACTTTGACCTCAAGCGCTGAAACAGACCGGCCCCTGACAGGAAATACATGTGGTCTATTTAATGGATATTTCTAACACATGgcacaaaatcagaatcaaatgtATTATCACTGATTCAGATGACGTGAAATTTAGTTGGTCTTTTTAGCAACCCATTTGGTTGTCTGTTGTTTCCACAGACAATCACTAAGGGCCTCTGTAATATGGAATCCAGTGAAAGGGCGGGTTCGTCCAGATCTGGGCTTTTTCCCTCTGGGCTGGAAGGCTTCGAGCTTGCGAATCGGGCGGATGCCAATCGCCGAGTACCTCTGAGGGAGCCAGAGTGGGTCGGCAGGCAGAGATCCCCGTCGAGGGACGTCTGAAGAATATTTGAAGGCAGGTGCTCGGTAAAACTGATTGACCATCTGAGAGCTGGCAGATCCCACAGGcgcaggttcgatcctgacctctggtgctgaaAGTGTAGATTTTGTACGTTTCCGACTGATCAGAGGGGTTATTGGTATTTGTATTGGCTTAATTGTCACGTGTAccgagttacagtgaaaagcttgtcttgcatgctgttcatacagatcaaaccaGCACACGGTTCATTGAGGTGGAACAAGGTAATATAAAAACGAagtagaatgaagtgtaacagctacagagaaagtgcagtacggACTTCCCGcctgtgctgcagtttcctcccacgtctcTCAGACACGCGGGATGATGTTAATTGTGCGATTTAAATTGACCCTAACGAGTTGGTGAGCGGTACAATCTGGGGGAGCTGGTGGGAATAAAGTGATTGAGAATCAAACGGGAGGAAGATGTATGTTTGATGGTTATTGCGGACTCGAGGGAGCTGTCTCGCGTCTATTGGCTCTCCTAAAGGAAGTACCCAACATGTACACATCGATCGGGAAAATAGATTGAATACAGGAGAACGTGCGGGTGGATTGGCACCGTTCATACCACCACCTTCGTCCGCACTGTCCGCTGTATCCTGAAATATATTTGCACTCGCGGCGTTACCTGGGCTCCGGAGCCGTATCTCACTCGCTTCCCCTTTGCTTCTTGGGCCAGGGCGACTTCCAGCATCCTCCGGCTCAGCAGGCTCCCAATAGTCTTAGTGTCTTTGgaagaggtgagagggagtaGCGCCGGAGTATCGTCATATCCATCTGGATAATCTGACAGGCTCTTCTTTCCCATAAAGTGTCCTGCGACCCAACAATAGAGATCGTCACAGCGGAGTCATCTGGGCTGTGCGCCCTCGTACATCTGGTGTGTTGTCAAATGCATCGTCTCAAAGCAGCCACCCAGTAGAGTCACAGAGactgaaacaagcccttcggcccgtcATCAAGTTCCTATCTTTATGCTAGTCATACCTTAACCCTGCGTTCTCCGACATTGCATTTACAAAGGACGCCGTCGCAGcgtccatcatcgaggacccccaccacccaggccaatgTCTCTTGTCGTTGCTCCCATCAAGAAGCAGGTGTATGAGCCTCAaatcccacaacaccaggttcaggaaaagttattaccctcaaccataaggctcttgaGCCGGGGGGAATAATATATTCTCgatatctattatttatttattattattttttctgtttttgtatttgcatcgtTCATTGTCGTTTACACACTTGAATCACATTGCAGCCTTCAGTTAACCCAAGGAATCTCGCGCGATCACAAGGCGAACGTGCGAACTCCACCCAGAGAGCACCGGAGGTCAGGATCGGACCCGGATCTCTGGAGGGGCGAGACAGTTGCTCTTTCCGCTGCACCTCCGTGGTGAGAGGTCAGTTTCCCTGGCGGAACCTTGTTCACCACATGCGGCCCATTTACAGGTTTGGAGGATGAGGTACCACAGGTTTGACTGCTTCCTCTCCTCATATCGCCTACACTGCCATCTACTGACAGCAACATTCGTACATGGACTCGTTACACTCACCTGGGCGGTGGAAACGGATAACAGGTAGAGGAATGGAGAGAAGAGATGGTACAATTCCAGAGAACGAGGGCGGGACCAGGCCATTCCCTTAGCTGTGCGAAGTAGCAATGATAGTAAAATTAAAAGAGCTTCTAAACTATTCTTGTTTTATTTCACGGATAAAATATTTGACTACTGGTATATTTAACTCAATATTTATCATCTGATATACAAAGCAGAGATTGGAAAGTTCCTCATTAGTAACAGCGTCGAAGGATacgggaatggggttgagaggaataataaatcagataccatcggatggcagagaagactccACAGgggaaatggcctaattctgcccccgtGTCTTACTGTCTTACGGTTTTAAATCATGATTTGGGAGACGTTTGGATAagtagatggatgggaggggtttgagGGCCATGCTCCAGCTcgggtcaatggaactaggcagaataacagattggcatggactagatgggccgaagggtctgctcCTTTGCTGTTGTGCTCTGCGACTCTATGGCACTTTAAGAAGCTCAAACTGCTAACGTACAAACATGGTTAATTGTAAATGCTCTACCTTTCCCTTCCTCAATTTGGATAGGCACTGATTCCCGACACCATCGAAGGTGTGGAGATCCAAAAGACCgcggatgctggaatttggagcaacacacaaggtACATGACACAACATTCATCAAAGCGTCGCGACCTCAAACGTCCACTGTCGATTTCtcgctatagatgctgcccgactcgctgagttcctccagcatcttgagcaTTGCCCAATCCTTCCTCTGACTGTAAATGTGAGCCCGACCGGAGATAAGACCCCTTCCCCGAGACCCACACTCACTGCCCTGGACACGCCGTTACCTTACCTGTGGCCCACAGATTTCCTCTCGGATTGAATTTGATCTTGGAAACATTGTTGGCTTCTGTAAGATCTAGACTGACCGCCGAGGACACGGACAAGTACGAAAACACAACCAGGTAAGCGAGGAAGCCGAGGTAACCCATCTCGCGGCTGCAGAGAGCTGTCATTCTTGCttcacactctgtctctctcgtTCTCTTTCCTTTTCTCTCCCTGTGGGCAAAGCCTCTCCGGGTTTCCCGGGTTCTGTCTCGCTGCTTCATTGCTCTGTTCTTTTTATACCTTCCCGGGGACGATGGGCGGCGCCCAATCGAATCCTCAGCACGGATGACGAATGCACTGAGGACCAGCTCTGGTTGGTGTTGGGACATCAGAGAGGGAACAAGTGAAATGTGTAGCGAGAGATGGTCGGGCTAATGAGGCAGAAGGGGAGTCTAATGATCCCTAGGTGAAAATGTGAGCCTCAAGGCGCCAGTTAGACTAGAGACTCCTCTTCGTTTTATTTACTTTCAAATTCTCAACTTCTCGACTTCTCGGTTATCTGCGACCGCCCATCTCTCGCAGAAGATGCGTTTGTACCAGTGTGGTATGGAGCAAGAGCCGGCAACGTCTGCCTTCACGCCAGCTCAGAGACCCATTCGCCCCTCCAGCAGAGAGCTCAGGGCAGAAGAAAGTAATCCAGAATCACCTTGCGTTTGAGACCCTCTATCTCTCTACCACGTCTAAATATAGCGCGGCATCGTGCCAGAAGCGCTGCCTAGAgagtaaattatacacaattacgTCCATTTTTCAACGAGAACAGAACTGTTTGTGTCAGTAGTTCcgatacagcactcaccatccaTATCTTCCGATCACGCTGATCTCTGCACATTATTTCAAAATGCGTCTGTGTGGGGTAGTGAATCATTAATATCACTTAAAAAGCCTCCACGATGcctattttatttgttttatacGTCAACCGAGGATGTAGTTCCCCAGATAAATTACATTCTCAATTTCCCGGTGACTCGCGTGAAATCCTCGTGAAACTGTCCCATTTATATTAACTGAGAAAGTAAACaaggagcgggggggggggtgttcagaTTAACTATAGTTAACGCTCGACGCAactcacagatccctgtgaaAGCTAAATGGTTCGTTTCTATTTCTCTATTCGTTTCTGTACCAGATCTGAGGTGTTTAACATTTCCTTAAACTGTTAAATATGTTAAAATAAACGTGATGTCCTTGATATTAACTTTTCAATTGTTCTATGATACGGCATaagagaggttgataggttcaacGATTTGTGTTTGCAATCCTATTTCCCTCTCCGTTttaaattttaactttccaagtGCTGTTTAAAATCTAATACCTTTGAAGTCTCAAATCGACCCAAAGATACCTGCAGCCAATGAAATGGTTCCAACATTAGACACAGGTCGTCAATCAAAATGAGCTTTCAGTGCCCATTTCACGTTTGCCTTTGAGAGGGGTCGTGGGGAGAGCCTCGTCCTTGAACCGCAAACGTCCATCTGGTGAAGGTGTTCCCACTGTGCTGTTGGGACGGGAGTTAGAGTACTTAGATCCAGCGAAAATCGGGACGGGAAATTTATTTTCACATCGTGGAAGGGCATCGTTAAGCTAGAAAGGCTATGAGAGAAGATCCACGAGCATTTTACCCGGAGAGACTGTTTAGGCTGGCACATTTTTCCCTGGAGCCACGGAGGCTGAGGAATGACTTTATTGACCTTACAGAGGTTGCTGATGTGGGTCATGTAGGGTACTGCGATCACTCGAGCCGAGTACGATATTCTCCAAAGGGCTTGTCTATCGGTGCGTCCTCACGTTTACAGTGGCATAGTATACTGGGGGCCCTTCACTGCTGTAGCCTTCCTCTGCCGTTGTGACGTGTCATCATCTCACGCTGCTCtaccactgaggtcttggttggatcactaTTTGTCCAGAACCTCTCTCTTGATTTTATCGcgatgggtgaccctaccaggagctaagcgccAGATGGctaagctccagacggcatcgctctcgggatgtcaggaactcacaagccccTCCTCCACTGTCTCCTTTAAGCTGCGCGGGTGCGCGGCCGCGCAGTAACCGAAATGCTCCCGCGCACATAGCTTTTGTTGCCGtgcagaaggaattttttttactatAATGTGCCAcgagaggttgatagcttcttggttaggaagggtgtcaaagcttatgggatgaaggcaggaggatggtgataataaagcagccatggTGGAACCGAGGAACAGACTCattgggccgaatagcctaattctgcccctatgatTTATGGTCTCTTAAGATcactcattcattcattatgtgtcgtgtcatatggcgtgggcgatcatggtcctgaccatggttgttcttggcaaatatttctacatACGTGGTTTGTCTTTGCcatcttctggacagtgtctttacaagaggggtgaccccagccattatcaaaactctttagagattgtctgcctgccttgtgatatacaccagctgctcatatcaCCAACCACCACCCGCCACCAGCTCTCATGACTTCACCTGACGCTGATGGGTAGggaggggggctaagcaggtgtaatacgttgcccaagggtgacctgcaggctagcggagggaaggagcgactTACTGTTAGTGAGTAAGAGAATGTCCTACCAGCTGACGTTTATTATCAGATGGGGAGCCTTTCCACAAGGCAACAGCCATGGAATTAAGGATTGAGACTGAGGTGAGAATGaccaggaagaaggcacagaagtTCGTTTCACCAAGGAATGAGGAATAAATGTGTGAGTAGGATAGATCCTTCAGTTTAACAGGGGTGCATAAGTGAGCACAGACCCTGGTAAGGAGGAATGGTCCCACATGGGTGGCCTTGGACCACTGAAGAGAGGTGGTGGAGGTTAATTATGTGACAGGTTTCTAAACACGGTATACATCAGCTGAAATGTCACAGAATAACCAATGATATTAATCCAAGCCAATTTCAATTGTTTTATTGAAATTAAAAGCAGATTGAAGGGACCTGCAGGAGGTGACTGGAGATAAACAGGCCCTTTCAGAAGGAAGAGGCTGGGTGGAATATTGtttatttatctgtttgtttattatcttgtatttgcacagtttgttttcttctgcactttggttatttgtctgtctttgtgcatagttttcattgattgactctattgtatccactgtgaatgcctgcaacaaGATGAATCTTGTGAGGGGTATGTAGTGGCATGtaggtacttcgataataaatttactttaaactttgctaTCTGAAACACTAAAGTGATTGATGATGTCAGTCAGCAATGGGTGATACAATAGATGGGTGATGTCCCAACAGGGCATGGCTTGTGGAAGGTTATAGGTTGGAGGCTGGTGGGAACATGAAAGAAAGAATTAGGTATGGAATTAAGAGACAGCAGAGCTGGTGTCAGGTGTTATAGATAAGAATGAACTACAACTGAGTGGAAAGATATTTTCTTTGGTGCACAAGAGGATGATGGGATTGTTTGCACCCTTAGCAAAGAGAAGAATTAAGATGGTTCATTATAGTTAaaacagtccaatgtgcacacaAACATTGGAGATCATACTGGAGTAGTCAGGGTGTATTTCTTACTCAAGTATTGGACCCACCATCTGCCTGAAGGAACCTGCCACATTCTGAACTCCCCTCAAAGACCATCTCGAAAGAACTGGCTCTCACAAGAGGATTGGCCCTTCCtgcttggagccattcatcttcACAATGCACTTCTTGCAACAGGGACTCTCCTTCCAATGGCATTCCCTGTGCCCCGCTCCGCAGCTCACGccaaagaccccaaaccagactattgtccttcagaaaactcttccccaAGGCTCTCTAGAACCAGGATCCTGAATGGCTGACACACATTCCTAAGTTAGACAACGTGGTTTGTTTTCTTCagccaaagccaaaacactcttTTCAGCATGGCACACTGCTTTTAACGGCTAATATAACGCAAGAAGAAAGCTGCAGAAAAAACttcgcgagatgcaggacagctggttcagcaagaaggccgatgaaatccggggctatgcagacagccacgacataaaccgcttctacgatgcgcttaaggctgtatacggaccccagtcctccggctcctcacccctcctcaacgcagatgagacgcagctgctgacagagaagaagcagattctggatcggtgggctgagcactttaacagcgtccttaaccgccctgccgacatcaacgacgaggccattgcccgcctgccccaggtagagatcaacaagaacctcgacaccctccccacagtagatgaagtcaggaaggcagtgaagcaactcccctgtggcaaagcgccaggacccgatgcaatccctgctgaggtatacaaagcaggaggccctgtcatgatgcaaaagctgactgtactcttccagtccatgtggaaaaagggacaggtcccgcgcaacagctgaaagatgccagcatagtccacatctacaagaggaaaggcaaccgccagtcttgcgacaaccaccgaggcatctccctcttgtccattgcggggaagattctggcccgcgtcctgctcagccgccttctccaacatcttgagcaaggtctgctcccagaaagccagtgcggcttctGTGCTGAACGTGGaaccgcggacatgatttttgctgcgcgccaactccaggaaaaatgccaggagcaacacagcgacctcttcgtgacctttgtcgatctaaccaagactttcgatacggtcagcagagaaggcttgtggaagatcatggaggagtttggctgccccagcaagttcatcacaatcgtccggcaaTTCCACg
This window encodes:
- the LOC140211803 gene encoding neuromedin-B-like; translation: MTALCSREMGYLGFLAYLVVFSYLSVSSAVSLDLTEANNVSKIKFNPRGNLWATGHFMGKKSLSDYPDGYDDTPALLPLTSSKDTKTIGSLLSRRMLEVALAQEAKGKRVRYGSGAQETGLITKIIERYGKSTKK